The Methanoculleus thermophilus genome contains a region encoding:
- a CDS encoding DNA-directed DNA polymerase produces the protein MQESDIPTTLDDFGKTRIAIHQVEYSVGVDTPIIHIFGRDPLGNAARIDVTDFRPYFYAPVAQVDKKELPPLIAEVESEKVYYSIRGEPLRRLYTRRPSDVREIRDHYQPHFEADIPFATRFMIDCGLSAGVELPAGVTTIDYRELVPCDVSAPARTCIMDIECVDENGFPEAERDPIICITCWDSFDEEYTTLLWQPGGVPGSAPVEDPQLRTNERHRVIRYPDEKAMLLGLIEYIREHDPDILSGWNFVEFDIPYILQRMAVLKLRGEDLARLPGQTMRDAIRGRAIFDLLAAYRKMHQAQKESYRLDAIAEDELGVTKIRYSGTVTSLWRSDPARLVDYNCRDVELCVGIDKKNNIIEFYREIARYVGCPLDRTLNSSNVIDIYVLRKAFGRFVLPSKGLAAGDEFEGATVFEPTIGLRENVVVLDLKSLYPMAMMTINASPETKNPDGELRAPNGIRFSREPDGLTRSILSELLRERDDRKRLRNQYPFGSPEYVLYDLQQNVLKVIMNSYYGVSGYARFRLYDREIGSAVTSVGRAIIRHTRNVITDLGYQVLYGDTDSCMVEMPPGTLEETIARARAIEARLNESYGDFARAELGAETHYFSIKFEKVYRRFFQAGKKKRYAGHLVWKEGKDVDEIDVVGFEIRRSDSPQITREVQRTVIEMILRGDAFSDIQKYLRDVIRKYRRGEYSLDEVGIPGGIGKNLDNYENDDAHIRGAKYSNKYLGTDFKRGSKPKRVYIKAVTAKYPRTDVVCFEYADQVPPEFVVDWETMLEKTLKGPLSRIIEPLGWDWHDVDPSRTTLFDFGM, from the coding sequence ATGCAAGAGTCAGATATTCCGACAACCCTGGACGACTTTGGAAAGACCCGGATCGCCATCCACCAGGTCGAGTACAGCGTTGGTGTCGATACTCCGATCATCCATATCTTCGGCCGGGATCCTTTGGGGAATGCAGCGAGGATCGACGTCACCGATTTTCGGCCCTACTTCTACGCCCCCGTGGCGCAGGTGGACAAAAAAGAACTCCCCCCGCTGATCGCCGAGGTGGAGTCGGAGAAGGTGTATTACTCCATCCGCGGCGAACCGTTGCGGCGGCTCTATACCCGGCGCCCAAGCGACGTGCGAGAGATCCGTGACCACTACCAGCCTCACTTTGAGGCAGACATCCCGTTTGCCACCCGATTCATGATAGACTGCGGTCTCTCCGCAGGCGTGGAACTCCCCGCCGGGGTCACCACCATAGACTACCGCGAACTCGTTCCGTGTGATGTTTCTGCTCCAGCACGCACCTGTATCATGGATATCGAGTGCGTGGACGAGAATGGTTTTCCTGAGGCTGAGCGTGACCCCATCATCTGCATCACCTGCTGGGACTCTTTTGATGAGGAGTATACAACCCTTCTCTGGCAGCCCGGCGGCGTGCCGGGCAGTGCACCCGTCGAGGATCCGCAGCTCCGCACCAATGAGCGTCACCGTGTCATCCGTTACCCGGACGAGAAGGCGATGCTTCTAGGGCTCATCGAGTACATCAGGGAACACGACCCGGACATCCTCTCAGGCTGGAACTTTGTGGAGTTCGATATCCCTTACATCCTGCAACGGATGGCTGTGCTCAAGCTCCGGGGCGAGGATCTCGCACGCCTACCCGGTCAGACCATGCGTGACGCCATTCGCGGACGGGCAATCTTCGATCTCCTCGCCGCCTACCGGAAGATGCACCAGGCCCAGAAGGAGTCCTACCGGCTCGATGCTATCGCCGAAGACGAACTCGGGGTGACGAAGATCCGCTACAGCGGAACGGTCACATCGCTCTGGCGCTCCGACCCTGCACGGCTTGTCGATTACAACTGCCGGGACGTCGAACTCTGTGTCGGGATCGATAAAAAGAACAATATCATCGAGTTTTACCGGGAGATCGCCCGGTATGTCGGATGCCCGCTCGATAGAACACTGAACTCGTCAAACGTCATCGATATCTACGTTCTTCGGAAGGCTTTTGGCAGGTTTGTCCTCCCCTCCAAGGGACTCGCCGCGGGGGACGAGTTTGAGGGCGCGACCGTCTTTGAACCGACCATCGGTCTACGGGAGAACGTGGTGGTCCTCGACTTAAAATCACTCTACCCTATGGCGATGATGACGATCAACGCCTCGCCCGAGACGAAGAACCCGGACGGCGAACTGCGTGCTCCAAACGGTATCCGATTCTCCCGGGAGCCCGACGGATTGACGCGGAGCATCCTCTCAGAACTCCTCCGCGAGCGGGATGACCGTAAACGCCTGCGCAACCAGTATCCTTTCGGCTCCCCGGAGTACGTCCTCTACGATCTCCAGCAGAACGTCCTGAAGGTGATCATGAACTCCTACTACGGGGTCTCGGGCTACGCCCGGTTCAGGCTCTATGACCGTGAGATCGGGTCCGCGGTCACCTCGGTCGGCCGGGCGATCATCCGGCACACCCGCAACGTCATCACCGATCTCGGCTATCAGGTCCTCTACGGTGACACCGACTCGTGTATGGTCGAGATGCCTCCGGGAACCCTCGAGGAGACCATCGCCCGGGCTAGGGCGATTGAGGCGCGGCTTAACGAGAGTTATGGCGACTTTGCGAGAGCTGAACTCGGTGCCGAGACACACTACTTCTCCATCAAGTTTGAGAAGGTCTACCGCCGCTTCTTCCAGGCAGGTAAGAAGAAGCGCTACGCCGGGCACCTGGTCTGGAAGGAGGGGAAAGACGTCGATGAGATCGATGTCGTCGGGTTCGAGATCCGGCGGAGCGACTCGCCGCAGATAACGCGGGAAGTGCAGCGAACCGTCATCGAGATGATCCTTCGCGGGGACGCATTTTCTGATATACAGAAGTACCTGCGTGATGTCATCAGGAAGTACCGCCGCGGGGAGTACTCGCTCGACGAGGTCGGTATCCCCGGCGGGATCGGGAAGAATCTGGATAACTACGAGAACGACGACGCCCATATCCGCGGCGCCAAGTACTCGAACAAGTATCTCGGGACCGACTTCAAGCGGGGCAGCAAGCCTAAACGCGTCTACATCAAGGCCGTCACGGCGAAGTACCCACGGACGGATGTGGTCTGTTTTGAGTACGCCGATCAGGTGCCGCCGGAGTTCGTCGTCGATTGGGAGACGATGCTCGAAAAGACGCTCAAAGGCCCTCTCTCACGGATCATCGAACCGCTTGGGTGGGACTGGCACGACGTCGATCCTTCAAGAACGACGCTCTTTGATTTCGGGATGTAA
- a CDS encoding bactofilin family protein yields the protein MKHLLLIILSLLLIPSGVQALTFLGGDPLVLDTPIPDDVVASGGSVTVKAPVDSLTVAGGTVTVDAPVRGDVIAAGGTLVVNGDVGGKVLAAGGEIELNGNATNALITGGTVRIGEGGVIERDAFISAGEVTNAGSVLGNLSVSAGSFINTGTAGNVTFEEQRSPGLAIPGLFSILVAIGFLILGNLLIWGFPDLFGAVVQQIERSPVILTIVGFVAIIVSAVLLLIVAITIIGLPIALVGGLLFIVAMLLSSLFVAYALGDVIITRTKWRPGRVWVFVLGFVILQILILIPLLGAIVWIIAVSLGYGGILYALRGAYPFRGGGAA from the coding sequence ATGAAGCATCTGCTACTGATCATCCTCTCTCTGCTGCTCATTCCGTCAGGGGTCCAGGCGCTTACCTTTCTTGGCGGAGATCCGCTGGTGCTTGATACGCCCATCCCGGACGATGTGGTCGCCTCGGGTGGGTCTGTGACCGTCAAAGCCCCCGTAGATAGTCTGACGGTCGCGGGCGGTACGGTGACGGTGGATGCCCCCGTCCGGGGTGATGTCATTGCGGCAGGTGGCACCCTCGTTGTCAATGGTGACGTCGGCGGGAAGGTGCTCGCCGCCGGTGGTGAGATCGAGTTGAACGGAAATGCAACGAACGCTCTCATCACCGGTGGCACGGTCAGGATCGGCGAAGGTGGCGTCATCGAGCGTGACGCTTTCATCAGTGCCGGAGAAGTCACCAACGCAGGATCGGTTCTCGGCAATCTCAGTGTCTCGGCCGGATCCTTCATCAACACCGGAACTGCCGGAAACGTCACGTTTGAAGAGCAGAGGAGCCCAGGACTCGCAATACCCGGGCTCTTCTCGATCCTTGTTGCAATCGGATTCCTGATCCTTGGGAATCTGCTGATCTGGGGATTCCCAGACCTGTTTGGTGCAGTGGTCCAGCAGATCGAGAGGAGCCCGGTCATTCTGACGATCGTCGGGTTTGTTGCGATCATTGTATCAGCGGTTCTCCTCCTCATCGTCGCGATCACGATCATCGGTCTCCCCATCGCGCTCGTTGGGGGCCTGCTCTTTATCGTCGCCATGCTGCTCTCGTCACTCTTTGTCGCATACGCCCTTGGAGACGTCATCATCACACGGACGAAGTGGAGGCCGGGACGTGTGTGGGTATTCGTCCTTGGGTTTGTGATTCTGCAGATCCTCATCCTCATTCCACTGCTCGGGGCAATCGTTTGGATCATCGCGGTCAGCCTCGGTTACGGCGGGATCCTGTATGCGCTCAGGGGCGCCTATCCGTTCCGTGGGGGAGGGGCGGCGTAG
- a CDS encoding small ribosomal subunit Rsm22 family protein, with the protein MSERDTVAALKRLAEARSEFRLSELQKDLEHGQSLKDLAEDIRLHLGDLDLTITSAGDDYVISRRPKAEPFMPGEAGRERQLAFFRDPGVPDYIQRLVEAYIEQKTGKSWDDPVVLNRMANAILAQKSQYWKGREVSYRKAYSVLGYLAYHAPVYLVQFEHILWQIITQGLAKPHMRILDLGTGPGVVPLAIIDLYGRIGGGSAEIYAVEQSEEHLEAYNALVPAAAASKGNAVRVNKPIRGDIGALDVADLPDRIDLMIFSNVLNELRRIDIDRRADLVAGLAERLAPDGTIVIVEPADLANSTMMRQTVRAIADRGFSIHSPCSFIWGATCNPARCWTFEQKGNIRPTRLMERLGAEKDGYRFVNVDIKYSSALLRKDRTVEHTYRVPPGAKFARLSQLRRHQDRKINVVASLMSGNLGDTRTKVYKVCDGTPADPTYAIIPATLRGANRDALDGLTYGAIVQFYGVLVRFNRDHGAYNLVILPGTRIEPVGCPVEEGVEAA; encoded by the coding sequence ATGAGCGAGCGGGATACTGTTGCAGCACTTAAGCGCCTTGCAGAGGCGAGATCCGAGTTCCGGCTCTCGGAATTGCAAAAAGACCTGGAGCACGGGCAGTCGCTTAAAGATCTTGCCGAAGATATCCGCCTGCACCTCGGCGACCTCGACCTCACGATCACATCTGCCGGCGACGATTACGTGATCAGCCGCCGCCCAAAAGCCGAACCGTTCATGCCAGGCGAAGCCGGGCGGGAACGGCAACTTGCATTCTTCCGGGATCCCGGGGTGCCGGACTACATCCAGAGATTGGTCGAGGCCTACATCGAGCAGAAGACCGGCAAGTCATGGGACGATCCAGTCGTCCTCAACCGGATGGCAAACGCCATCCTCGCCCAGAAGAGCCAGTACTGGAAGGGGCGGGAGGTAAGTTACCGGAAAGCGTACTCGGTCCTCGGCTACCTCGCCTACCACGCGCCCGTCTACCTGGTGCAGTTCGAGCATATTCTCTGGCAGATCATCACCCAGGGGCTCGCGAAGCCCCACATGCGTATCCTCGATCTCGGCACCGGGCCGGGGGTCGTCCCGCTCGCAATCATCGACCTCTACGGGCGGATCGGGGGCGGTTCGGCCGAGATCTACGCCGTCGAACAGTCGGAGGAGCACCTTGAGGCCTACAACGCTCTCGTCCCCGCCGCTGCGGCATCGAAAGGGAACGCTGTGCGAGTGAATAAACCCATCCGAGGAGACATCGGAGCGCTCGACGTCGCAGACCTGCCCGATAGAATAGATCTCATGATCTTCTCAAATGTCTTAAACGAACTCCGCCGCATCGATATCGACCGGCGGGCCGACCTCGTCGCAGGTCTAGCCGAACGCCTCGCACCCGACGGAACGATCGTCATCGTGGAGCCGGCGGACCTTGCCAATTCGACCATGATGCGCCAGACTGTGCGCGCAATCGCGGATCGGGGGTTCTCCATCCACAGCCCCTGCTCGTTCATCTGGGGCGCTACCTGCAACCCCGCACGGTGCTGGACATTCGAGCAGAAGGGCAATATCCGGCCCACGCGGCTGATGGAGCGGCTTGGTGCGGAAAAAGACGGATATCGGTTCGTCAACGTCGATATCAAGTATTCCTCAGCGCTCCTCAGGAAGGATAGAACAGTGGAACACACCTACCGGGTTCCGCCGGGAGCGAAGTTCGCCCGGCTCTCTCAACTCCGCCGCCACCAGGATCGAAAGATCAACGTCGTCGCTTCGCTGATGTCCGGGAACCTCGGCGATACCCGAACAAAGGTCTACAAGGTCTGCGACGGGACGCCTGCAGACCCGACCTACGCCATCATCCCGGCAACGCTGCGCGGCGCAAACCGTGATGCACTTGATGGGCTCACCTATGGGGCAATCGTCCAATTCTACGGAGTCCTCGTCCGCTTCAACCGGGATCATGGCGCATACAACCTTGTCATCCTGCCGGGGACCCGGATCGAGCCGGTCGGATGCCCGGTGGAGGAAGGGGTGGAGGCAGCGTAG
- a CDS encoding indolepyruvate oxidoreductase subunit beta: protein MKSSFDILIVGIGGQGTVLASNVLGEACILENRTVRSAETHGMAQRGGSVESHVRIDGKFGSLIAPGTADLLIAFDLLEALRYRHYLPPGGRLVVNRRLVVPTSVYQQAIDVPDEESILSALADLEVTCIDAAALAEEAGSILSQNIVMLGAASGKIPLKPESLEEAVRICVPPKTVEVNVRAFRLGREAAGLNPSTP, encoded by the coding sequence ATGAAGTCTTCATTTGATATCCTGATCGTGGGAATAGGAGGCCAGGGGACGGTCCTCGCCTCGAACGTCCTCGGCGAGGCGTGTATCCTCGAGAACCGTACCGTCCGGAGCGCCGAGACCCATGGTATGGCGCAGCGCGGTGGATCGGTGGAGAGCCACGTCCGGATCGACGGGAAGTTCGGGTCCCTGATTGCCCCGGGAACGGCCGACCTTCTCATCGCCTTCGACCTCCTCGAAGCCCTCCGCTACCGCCACTACCTCCCGCCCGGCGGAAGGCTCGTGGTGAACAGGCGTCTGGTGGTCCCCACATCGGTCTACCAGCAGGCCATAGACGTGCCCGATGAAGAGAGCATTCTCTCCGCACTCGCCGACCTCGAGGTCACCTGCATCGATGCCGCAGCCCTCGCAGAGGAAGCGGGGAGCATCCTCTCGCAGAACATCGTTATGCTCGGGGCAGCGTCGGGCAAGATCCCGCTCAAGCCTGAAAGCCTTGAAGAGGCGGTCCGGATATGCGTGCCGCCTAAGACCGTCGAGGTCAACGTACGGGCCTTCCGGCTCGGGCGAGAGGCGGCTGGACTGAATCCCAGCACGCCTTAA
- the iorA gene encoding indolepyruvate ferredoxin oxidoreductase subunit alpha has product MAVRYLLGNEGIAHACLEANIDFASGYPGTPSSEVIDVLRVQKERPFTVEWSTNEKVAFENALAAAWCGLRALCTMKHVGLNVAADPLMTSAYTGVTGGFVILSADDPFAHSSQNEQDTRRYAHFARLPCLDPASVQEAHDMVRDAFALSEEFGLPVIFRPTTRICHSKSDVDLGAIGTEHRSATFQRDPKQYVVIPAHTRVLHKRLNEKQPALKRRLVELGYNRYTIRGTTAVIASGVAASYVQEVLPENVSLAIIGAYPIDEEWLKGFVDQHEKVLVVEELDPVVEEAVRQVATKTEIFGKMTGTVPYEGEFNPAIVAFALESAGITPTTTFPAATPVQGVPPRPPILCAGCMHRPTFYAMRKVFRDGIFPSDIGCYTLGLQLGAVDTTICMGASITVGSGIARSGEERPVVSTIGDSTFLHTGIPGLLNAVYNGADMVVVILDNRITAMTGHQPNPNTGLTATGEESTPISLEALCRACGVSWVETVDPYNLPVLLDTFRRAKERKGVRVIISKQPCVITARKSGIRRKAYEVDPERCTGCGVCRPFGCPAMAFVNDRATITELCAGCGVCADICPSGAIGVEGRR; this is encoded by the coding sequence ATGGCAGTACGATACCTACTCGGGAATGAGGGCATTGCGCACGCATGCCTGGAGGCAAATATTGATTTTGCCAGCGGCTACCCGGGAACGCCGTCATCTGAAGTGATCGACGTCCTCCGGGTGCAGAAGGAGCGCCCCTTCACCGTGGAGTGGTCCACGAACGAGAAGGTTGCCTTCGAGAACGCGCTCGCCGCCGCCTGGTGCGGCCTGCGGGCACTCTGCACGATGAAGCACGTCGGGCTGAACGTGGCGGCCGATCCCCTGATGACGAGCGCATACACCGGAGTGACGGGCGGATTTGTCATCCTCTCCGCAGACGACCCCTTTGCGCACAGTTCCCAGAACGAGCAGGATACCCGGCGCTACGCTCATTTCGCCCGGCTCCCCTGCCTCGACCCGGCCTCGGTCCAAGAGGCGCACGACATGGTGCGGGACGCCTTCGCCCTCTCCGAGGAGTTCGGCCTGCCGGTCATCTTCCGCCCCACCACCCGGATCTGCCACTCAAAGAGCGACGTCGACCTTGGAGCGATCGGGACCGAACACCGGAGCGCTACCTTCCAGCGCGACCCAAAGCAGTACGTGGTCATCCCCGCGCATACCCGGGTGTTGCATAAAAGACTGAACGAGAAGCAACCGGCACTCAAGCGGCGCCTGGTCGAACTCGGTTACAACCGCTATACCATCCGGGGCACGACCGCCGTCATCGCAAGCGGCGTCGCCGCCTCCTACGTCCAGGAGGTGCTGCCCGAGAACGTCTCGCTCGCGATCATCGGGGCCTACCCCATCGACGAGGAGTGGCTCAAGGGCTTCGTCGACCAGCACGAGAAGGTCCTCGTCGTCGAGGAACTCGACCCGGTCGTCGAGGAAGCAGTACGCCAGGTGGCGACGAAGACCGAGATCTTCGGAAAGATGACCGGTACTGTCCCATACGAAGGGGAGTTCAACCCGGCGATCGTCGCTTTCGCCCTCGAGAGCGCAGGGATCACCCCCACGACGACCTTCCCCGCGGCAACCCCGGTCCAGGGAGTCCCGCCCCGCCCGCCGATCCTCTGCGCCGGGTGCATGCACCGGCCGACGTTCTATGCCATGCGGAAGGTCTTCCGCGACGGCATATTCCCGAGCGACATCGGGTGCTACACCCTCGGGCTCCAACTCGGTGCGGTGGATACCACCATCTGCATGGGCGCCTCGATCACCGTCGGGAGCGGGATCGCCCGGTCGGGGGAGGAGCGCCCCGTGGTCTCGACCATCGGCGACTCCACGTTCCTGCACACGGGCATTCCAGGGCTCTTGAACGCCGTCTACAACGGCGCCGATATGGTTGTCGTCATCCTCGACAACCGGATCACCGCCATGACCGGTCACCAGCCAAACCCCAACACGGGCCTCACAGCCACCGGGGAGGAGAGCACTCCGATATCGCTTGAAGCGCTCTGCCGGGCGTGCGGGGTCTCCTGGGTCGAGACGGTCGACCCATATAACCTTCCGGTGCTTCTTGACACCTTCCGGAGGGCAAAGGAGCGTAAAGGGGTCCGGGTGATCATCTCAAAGCAGCCCTGCGTCATCACCGCACGAAAGAGCGGGATCAGGCGGAAGGCTTACGAGGTCGATCCCGAACGGTGCACAGGCTGCGGTGTCTGCCGGCCCTTCGGCTGCCCTGCAATGGCGTTTGTCAATGATCGCGCAACGATAACCGAACTTTGCGCAGGATGCGGCGTCTGCGCGGATATATGTCCATCGGGCGCAATTGGTGTGGAGGGACGGCGATGA
- a CDS encoding ABC transporter ATP-binding protein — translation MNAVEVRGLSRSFDGREILRDVSFSVGHGEIFGYLGPNGAGKTTTIRILLGLLAPGAGMVRVLGEDLTSNDEARRRVGVLFENNGLSDRLSAADNLAYYAGLYDVEAPKERIDELLTIVGLADRRDDLVGTFSTGMKRKLGIARAILHRPEIVFLDEPSSGLDPGAQRMVRDLILDLSRREEMTVFLNSHHLDEVQRICSTVAILAGGRIRAFDSVANLTRASGRPTVTVTLTDPGEHARARDIIVSLPYVAECDADSGALLCTLTDPGATPDLVEALVRAGFRIEEVRRSSRSLEEIYLEYVNPAEGRV, via the coding sequence ATGAATGCCGTCGAGGTCAGGGGTCTCTCGCGGTCCTTCGACGGCCGCGAGATCCTCCGCGATGTCTCGTTCTCCGTCGGGCATGGCGAGATCTTCGGCTACCTCGGCCCGAACGGGGCGGGGAAGACGACGACCATCCGGATCCTGCTCGGCCTCCTTGCGCCCGGCGCGGGGATGGTCCGGGTTCTTGGAGAAGACCTCACTTCCAACGATGAGGCGCGCAGGAGAGTGGGGGTGCTCTTTGAGAACAACGGCCTTTCCGATCGATTGAGCGCCGCGGACAACCTGGCCTATTATGCCGGGCTCTACGATGTCGAGGCTCCAAAGGAGCGGATCGACGAACTTCTCACCATCGTCGGTCTAGCCGACCGGCGTGACGACCTTGTCGGGACGTTCTCGACCGGCATGAAGCGGAAACTCGGGATCGCCCGTGCCATACTTCACCGGCCGGAGATCGTCTTTCTTGATGAGCCATCCTCCGGGCTCGATCCCGGGGCGCAGAGGATGGTCCGCGACCTCATCCTCGACCTCTCCCGGCGGGAGGAGATGACGGTCTTCTTAAACTCCCATCACCTCGACGAGGTCCAGCGCATCTGCTCGACGGTGGCGATCCTCGCGGGAGGGAGGATCCGGGCTTTTGATTCGGTGGCAAACCTCACCCGCGCCTCCGGCCGCCCGACCGTGACGGTCACCCTCACCGATCCGGGCGAGCACGCCCGTGCGCGCGATATCATCGTGAGCCTGCCGTACGTCGCGGAGTGCGATGCAGATAGCGGCGCCCTCCTCTGCACCCTCACCGACCCGGGTGCAACCCCGGACCTTGTCGAGGCACTCGTCAGGGCAGGGTTCCGCATAGAAGAGGTCCGCCGGTCATCCCGATCGCTTGAGGAGATCTATCTCGAGTATGTCAACCCGGCGGAGGGCAGGGTATGA
- a CDS encoding ABC transporter permease, whose amino-acid sequence MRTLSVIARREMRLALRNRSALIASLILAVWFPVISVLGIAVGAGGDAAAVAGGIAAITLPVGVFMGYIFCADTFLREKRDGTIETLLCAPVSLRRLWEGKAIGVAVPAYLMMLLSAGVAIAAASNILGASIATEPLLLLHLVVIVPVWILAAAGLIGAAQLALGMRENQILGFILIFGFIFLAGGLQEVVPGGAGISVTLEAVLGAVGLALLVLARFIAGIVTKERIVRTIP is encoded by the coding sequence ATGAGAACGCTCTCCGTTATCGCCCGCCGCGAGATGCGACTTGCCCTTCGGAACCGGAGCGCTCTGATCGCATCCCTCATCCTTGCCGTCTGGTTCCCGGTCATATCGGTCCTTGGTATTGCCGTGGGCGCCGGGGGAGATGCTGCCGCCGTTGCCGGCGGTATTGCCGCGATCACCCTCCCGGTCGGGGTCTTCATGGGTTACATCTTCTGCGCCGACACCTTCCTCCGCGAGAAGCGGGACGGAACCATCGAGACGCTTCTATGTGCCCCCGTCTCGCTCCGCCGCCTCTGGGAGGGGAAGGCAATCGGGGTCGCCGTCCCGGCGTACCTGATGATGCTCCTCTCTGCCGGCGTGGCCATTGCGGCGGCCTCCAACATCTTGGGAGCCTCCATCGCCACCGAACCCCTGCTCCTCCTCCACCTCGTGGTCATCGTCCCGGTCTGGATCCTCGCCGCGGCCGGACTCATCGGCGCGGCGCAGCTTGCGCTCGGGATGCGGGAGAATCAGATCCTCGGATTTATCCTCATCTTCGGGTTCATCTTCCTGGCCGGCGGGCTACAGGAAGTCGTGCCGGGTGGGGCGGGCATCTCGGTAACGTTAGAGGCGGTCCTTGGGGCGGTCGGGCTCGCGCTCCTCGTCCTCGCCCGGTTCATCGCTGGAATTGTGACGAAGGAGCGGATCGTCCGGACGATCCCGTAA
- a CDS encoding serine hydrolase domain-containing protein — MAPFSRTKPHSGYLQDSRPMQGTDDHSSPPPSAVASDLESIVSAGVRNAGVPGALIEISTPEWTWNHAAGKASLSPEMAATPEMRFIIASVTKTFTSVAILQLAENGKLSLDDPIDRWLPADVAEAIPNSSVITVRHLLDHTSGIADYDEHAILLKEYEDPDTPVPYQVGLRQALDAGPLYPPGTDFTYSNANYILLTLIIDKAAGIPYEDYVTRKILVPVGMNNTFVHRTNHIPGPHMRALESDVFIANANSPSSRLQAIMSTLESGEDGTVMDFSDLYIQFDRGAGDIVSTTADLNKFHRALRTGALIDPLSFAAMENVSPQSHKIEQVPGLGEMSVGCGYGYFMQQNASEGLTLYGHTGGYYGLYTALYYWAEGDTYIAMNSNVLAKAGAINKEVLVPVLRYLRERKAAGR; from the coding sequence ATGGCCCCCTTTTCTCGTACAAAGCCTCACTCCGGGTATCTGCAGGACAGCAGACCCATGCAGGGGACAGATGACCATAGCAGTCCTCCGCCCTCGGCGGTGGCCTCCGACCTTGAGTCGATCGTTTCGGCAGGCGTCCGGAATGCCGGCGTTCCCGGAGCCCTGATCGAGATCTCGACACCGGAGTGGACCTGGAACCACGCGGCCGGCAAGGCCTCGCTCTCCCCGGAAATGGCGGCAACGCCGGAGATGCGGTTCATCATCGCGAGCGTGACGAAGACCTTCACGAGCGTCGCAATCCTGCAGCTCGCCGAGAACGGAAAACTCTCGCTCGACGATCCCATCGACCGCTGGCTCCCGGCGGACGTGGCGGAGGCGATCCCGAACTCTTCCGTGATCACCGTCCGTCACCTCCTCGACCACACGAGCGGGATCGCGGACTACGACGAGCATGCGATCCTCCTCAAAGAGTACGAAGACCCCGACACGCCGGTCCCTTACCAGGTGGGGCTGCGGCAGGCCCTCGATGCAGGCCCCCTCTACCCGCCGGGAACGGACTTCACCTACTCAAACGCGAACTACATACTCTTGACGCTGATCATCGACAAGGCGGCCGGCATCCCCTACGAGGACTACGTCACCCGCAAGATCCTCGTCCCGGTGGGGATGAACAATACGTTCGTTCATCGGACCAACCACATCCCCGGCCCGCACATGAGGGCTCTGGAGAGCGACGTCTTCATTGCAAATGCGAACTCGCCTTCCTCCCGCTTACAGGCAATTATGAGCACTCTGGAGAGCGGGGAAGACGGCACCGTCATGGACTTCAGCGACCTCTACATCCAGTTCGACCGCGGCGCCGGGGACATCGTGAGCACGACGGCCGACCTCAACAAATTCCACCGTGCGCTCCGAACGGGTGCGCTGATCGATCCTCTGTCGTTTGCGGCGATGGAGAATGTCTCCCCGCAGTCCCACAAGATCGAGCAGGTGCCCGGACTGGGAGAGATGAGCGTCGGATGCGGTTACGGATACTTCATGCAGCAGAACGCATCGGAGGGCCTGACCCTCTACGGCCATACCGGCGGGTACTACGGCTTGTATACGGCATTGTACTACTGGGCCGAAGGGGACACCTACATCGCGATGAATAGCAACGTTTTGGCGAAAGCGGGCGCGATAAACAAGGAGGTTCTCGTCCCGGTACTCCGGTACCTCAGGGAAAGGAAGGCGGCCGGACGGTAG